From a region of the Candidatus Sysuiplasma jiujiangense genome:
- a CDS encoding HAD family hydrolase: protein MTGKAVFIDRDGTIIADCPYCKSKDQVRVIPASAEGIRMLNRLGVLVIVLTNQSGIGRGYFTVDQMNEVNDEMTRQLREYGAEIDAIFHCPHKPEDGCGCRKPETGLIERARREFHTEDEFVIGDRDDVDGELARRAHLRYSIVGDRTVKDIVTEYLKPA from the coding sequence ATGACAGGGAAGGCAGTTTTCATCGACAGGGACGGCACAATAATCGCCGACTGCCCTTATTGCAAATCGAAGGATCAGGTAAGGGTCATTCCAGCCTCAGCTGAAGGCATAAGAATGCTCAACAGACTGGGCGTCCTTGTCATAGTCCTGACAAACCAGTCCGGCATCGGGCGCGGTTATTTTACGGTTGACCAGATGAACGAAGTTAATGATGAGATGACAAGGCAGCTGAGGGAATACGGCGCAGAGATAGATGCTATTTTTCACTGCCCGCATAAACCGGAGGACGGCTGCGGCTGCAGGAAACCTGAAACCGGCCTCATAGAAAGAGCCAGAAGGGAATTTCACACGGAGGACGAATTTGTGATCGGTGACAGGGATGACGTCGACGGCGAGCTTGCAAGACGTGCGCATCTCAGATACAGCATAGTAGGGGACAGGACAGTAAAGGACATAGTGACGGAATACCTGAAACCGGCATGA
- a CDS encoding FAD-binding protein has product MAGAVSAGIVDLWNSHRTELEKSITGRVADSPIQTQTYASNAGIFELRPLAVITPEHEEDVASIMKFCSRYGLPVTARGSGTSVTDAAVGQGIIVDLGRKMNDITSVDLDRDEVEVQAGMTIEALNSELSKYGKMLPLYPVKGRGCTVGGCIGINAGGFLSAGYGSIDGMLISLKVVLHDGTVTECGTGSFAGGSRLLEMAVSVSGAGSAVRLFAGSEGKIGIIVSARLKMVDVPREEKISAYFFRNLEDCTAQAVASKFSGCISAMFADSLVMSSLTYRLGDFSFPKEADGCIIAVMPGKGSLPDPAVLGAIEARMLNVSSERLFAAIADSIHTLSRPVPNGRYVVMIEGLRIGAGGANQFCKFLLNTSDEENTRKIIFGDAVTGTVYFRPFLNMTDERDRRKHETMLRKAAGYAHRLNGSVTSENGLGLLLSPGFRENDSAFLKRILVLKTVMDPGNLLNPSAPEADASKAPYRAAATHAEEKKDTLLNWNVPDIQSVTGRGFLNFEEEVNACHGCGECRTISFIETQCPVYKAIGGEITSPRGRNNLVRLANSGSAAPGIKIDSDEYATSVFDYCVQCKMCVIECPSNVNTAKIMMEARAQYIRKAGVGRIGRASKFFSDYEFYTIVASSVASLSNRLITSGKARSLLEHASGIDRRRRIPEFDSQTFSEWFSRHEAKPGRKGVVAYYSDIYANYFDSAVGIATVELLERAGYSVIYPKQRFTGLPLIYLGMIREARRYVFDNASFLFPYTSKGMKIVCSSPSAVMALRHDYLSILADDRAMALSKSATDIIELLHDDIQGSRLQYSFAPLRQKIYYFPSCHARALGNHTRTRSLLELIPETEVEMLQEGCCGAGGSYGFAKETFSMSMDMGSHLFGVVSSKLKNGGILVTDGEECALHLRQGTGIRPVLAVTVLAAQLSRAS; this is encoded by the coding sequence ATGGCAGGCGCAGTGTCGGCAGGCATCGTCGATCTGTGGAATTCGCACAGGACGGAACTCGAGAAGAGCATTACAGGGAGGGTGGCAGACAGCCCCATCCAGACACAGACGTATGCCTCGAACGCGGGAATTTTTGAATTGCGCCCGCTCGCTGTAATAACGCCGGAGCATGAGGAGGACGTTGCCTCCATTATGAAATTCTGCTCCAGGTATGGACTGCCCGTTACCGCAAGGGGAAGCGGCACAAGCGTTACAGACGCGGCGGTCGGGCAAGGAATAATAGTCGATCTGGGCAGAAAAATGAACGACATAACATCGGTAGACCTTGACAGAGACGAGGTCGAGGTTCAGGCTGGAATGACGATAGAGGCATTGAACAGCGAACTCTCGAAATACGGAAAAATGCTCCCGCTGTACCCGGTGAAAGGAAGGGGCTGCACGGTAGGAGGATGCATTGGAATAAATGCAGGCGGATTCCTTTCGGCCGGATACGGCAGCATTGACGGTATGCTGATTTCACTCAAGGTGGTACTGCACGACGGCACAGTGACCGAATGCGGCACTGGCAGTTTCGCCGGCGGTTCACGGCTTCTGGAAATGGCCGTCAGCGTATCAGGCGCCGGTTCCGCAGTCCGCCTGTTTGCCGGAAGCGAGGGAAAAATAGGAATCATAGTTTCGGCCAGACTGAAAATGGTCGACGTGCCCCGGGAGGAGAAGATTAGTGCCTATTTTTTCAGGAATCTTGAGGACTGCACGGCGCAGGCGGTTGCGTCGAAATTCAGCGGATGCATTTCGGCCATGTTTGCAGACTCCCTTGTAATGTCATCGCTCACATACAGACTTGGAGACTTTTCTTTTCCGAAGGAAGCCGACGGGTGCATCATTGCGGTTATGCCCGGAAAAGGCAGCCTTCCGGATCCGGCAGTTCTCGGGGCGATAGAGGCAAGAATGCTGAATGTCAGCAGCGAACGCCTGTTTGCCGCCATTGCAGACAGCATTCATACGCTGTCGAGGCCGGTTCCGAACGGCCGCTATGTTGTCATGATTGAAGGTTTAAGAATCGGTGCCGGCGGAGCGAATCAGTTCTGCAAGTTTCTGCTTAACACTTCAGACGAGGAAAATACCCGGAAAATAATATTCGGTGATGCAGTTACCGGAACCGTTTACTTCAGGCCGTTCCTCAACATGACTGATGAGAGGGACAGAAGGAAACATGAAACGATGCTCAGGAAGGCTGCCGGATATGCCCATCGCCTTAATGGCAGCGTTACCTCAGAGAACGGGCTTGGCCTTCTGCTTTCGCCCGGATTCAGGGAAAATGATTCCGCCTTCCTGAAGAGAATCCTTGTACTGAAAACTGTGATGGATCCGGGTAATCTGTTGAATCCGTCTGCACCGGAGGCAGACGCTTCAAAAGCGCCATATCGTGCCGCGGCCACGCACGCGGAGGAAAAGAAGGATACGCTTCTGAACTGGAACGTTCCGGATATACAGTCGGTAACGGGCCGGGGATTTCTGAACTTTGAGGAGGAGGTCAACGCCTGCCACGGATGCGGGGAATGCAGGACAATTTCATTCATCGAAACGCAGTGCCCCGTCTACAAGGCGATAGGGGGTGAGATAACATCGCCGAGGGGAAGGAACAATCTGGTAAGATTGGCAAATTCAGGTTCCGCTGCGCCTGGAATAAAAATTGATTCAGATGAGTACGCAACATCCGTATTCGATTACTGTGTGCAGTGCAAGATGTGCGTCATAGAATGCCCGAGCAATGTGAACACGGCGAAAATAATGATGGAAGCGCGGGCGCAGTATATCAGAAAGGCCGGTGTTGGGCGAATCGGGAGGGCGTCAAAATTCTTTTCCGATTATGAATTCTACACTATTGTGGCTTCGAGCGTTGCAAGCCTTTCCAACAGGCTCATAACCTCGGGAAAGGCACGTTCGCTGCTCGAGCATGCCTCCGGCATTGACAGGAGAAGGAGAATACCGGAATTTGACAGTCAGACCTTCTCCGAATGGTTCAGCAGGCATGAAGCAAAACCGGGAAGGAAGGGAGTGGTCGCCTACTATTCAGACATTTATGCGAACTATTTTGACTCGGCGGTCGGGATAGCGACAGTCGAACTGCTGGAAAGGGCAGGATACAGTGTCATCTATCCAAAGCAGCGATTCACGGGACTGCCTCTGATATATCTCGGCATGATAAGGGAGGCGAGGAGATATGTGTTTGACAACGCGAGCTTCCTGTTTCCCTATACTTCGAAGGGAATGAAAATTGTATGCTCGTCCCCTTCCGCAGTAATGGCCCTGAGACATGATTATCTCAGCATTCTCGCGGATGACAGGGCGATGGCCCTCTCGAAGTCTGCGACAGACATAATAGAACTGTTACATGACGACATTCAGGGCAGCAGGCTGCAGTACAGTTTTGCTCCCCTCAGGCAGAAAATATACTACTTCCCCTCCTGCCATGCCAGGGCACTGGGCAATCATACCAGGACCAGGTCCCTCCTTGAACTCATTCCGGAGACAGAGGTGGAGATGCTTCAGGAGGGGTGCTGCGGCGCCGGCGGAAGTTACGGTTTTGCAAAGGAAACATTTTCAATGTCTATGGACATGGGCTCCCATCTCTTTGGCGTGGTTTCATCCAAACTGAAAAATGGAGGAATACTTGTGACTGACGGAGAGGAATGTGCCCTGCACTTACGTCAGGGAACGGGCATAAGACCGGTGCTGGCGGTGACAGTTCTGGCGGCACAGCTGTCCAGGGCGTCCTGA
- the bcp gene encoding thioredoxin-dependent thiol peroxidase, giving the protein MLREGDAAPAFSLRGDDGLVHKLSDFGGKKVVVYFYPKDDTPGCTVEACSFRDSMSGLLSRGAAVVGISRDSQDSHRKFKSKYKLNFLLLSDEDGSVCKNYGVLVEKNMYGRKSLGIQRSTFVIDEKGIIKKIFPRVNPEGHSEEVARYL; this is encoded by the coding sequence ATGCTCAGAGAAGGAGACGCTGCCCCCGCTTTCTCCCTCAGGGGGGATGATGGCTTGGTGCACAAGCTCAGTGACTTCGGCGGAAAGAAGGTCGTTGTTTATTTCTATCCAAAGGATGATACGCCGGGATGCACGGTGGAAGCGTGCAGTTTCAGGGACTCAATGTCAGGTCTCCTTTCCCGCGGTGCCGCAGTCGTCGGTATAAGCCGCGACAGTCAGGATTCTCACAGGAAGTTCAAATCCAAATACAAACTGAATTTTCTTCTGCTTTCAGATGAGGACGGCAGCGTTTGCAAAAATTACGGAGTCCTCGTTGAAAAGAACATGTACGGCCGAAAGAGTTTGGGAATACAGAGAAGCACATTTGTAATCGACGAGAAAGGAATTATCAAAAAGATCTTTCCCAGGGTGAATCCGGAGGGACATTCCGAAGAGGTAGCCCGTTACCTCTGA
- a CDS encoding deoxyhypusine synthase family protein, producing the protein MAKEKVTRRSLLSKQVESIDLMKVRRISDLVEAFSGASIQARNIGQAAHVYENMLTDADRPTVILGLSGPLIAAGLRKIIRDLVDLGLVDVIVSTGAVLYQDLYQARGFKHYVGSPQADDSVLRDLSIDRIYDTYVDEIKFEETDRYIAAIINEMPPGSYSSREVMSSLSSKLSDSNSILYTAYRRGVPVFSPALNDSSIGIGLTLLHARQKGMKEHFVLDSIKDNYEIVEVILNSRKTGVIYVGGGTPKNWINDAEVMAGYAFNTEIKGHSYALQITTDSPHWGGLSGSTLDEARSWGKIQKKATTATAYVEASIGLPLIAAYVIEKRLHRGRKRLSFDWDRQGKLVIS; encoded by the coding sequence ATGGCAAAGGAAAAGGTAACAAGGCGATCCCTTCTTTCCAAGCAGGTAGAAAGCATTGATCTGATGAAAGTCAGACGCATATCGGATCTTGTTGAGGCATTCAGCGGCGCTTCCATTCAGGCACGCAACATCGGACAGGCCGCCCATGTATACGAAAACATGCTCACCGATGCTGACAGGCCGACAGTCATTCTCGGGCTGTCGGGTCCGCTCATCGCTGCCGGTCTCAGGAAGATCATAAGGGATCTCGTGGATCTTGGCCTTGTCGATGTGATTGTCTCCACCGGAGCTGTTCTGTACCAGGATCTCTACCAGGCCCGGGGATTCAAGCATTACGTCGGAAGTCCCCAGGCAGATGACAGTGTTCTCAGGGATCTTTCCATCGACAGGATATACGATACATATGTTGACGAGATAAAATTCGAGGAAACAGACAGGTATATCGCAGCCATCATCAATGAAATGCCTCCCGGTTCCTATTCTTCGCGTGAGGTCATGTCCTCCCTTTCGTCAAAGCTCAGCGACAGCAATTCGATACTCTATACCGCATACAGGAGGGGTGTGCCGGTGTTCAGCCCGGCGCTGAACGACAGCTCTATAGGCATCGGACTCACTCTGCTGCATGCCAGGCAGAAGGGGATGAAGGAGCATTTCGTCCTCGACTCGATAAAGGACAACTACGAGATTGTCGAAGTCATACTCAATTCAAGGAAGACGGGTGTAATTTATGTGGGCGGAGGAACGCCGAAGAACTGGATAAACGATGCAGAGGTAATGGCCGGCTATGCCTTCAATACCGAGATAAAGGGACACAGTTACGCTCTGCAGATAACGACAGATTCCCCGCACTGGGGAGGGCTCAGCGGCAGCACGCTCGACGAGGCAAGATCCTGGGGGAAAATACAGAAGAAGGCAACGACTGCAACGGCGTATGTCGAGGCAAGCATAGGTCTTCCGCTGATAGCGGCATATGTTATCGAGAAGAGGCTCCATCGCGGAAGGAAGAGGCTCAGTTTCGACTGGGACCGGCAGGGAAAGCTCGTGATTTCGTAG
- the ribA gene encoding GTP cyclohydrolase II, with the protein MKSKSKTVNRDAAVSGKADRFRRTAEARLPTSSGNFRVIAFEDMESEREHLAIISGNVAGGERVLVRIHSECLTGDALGSLRCDCGEQLKKSLEIISRRRKGILLYLRQEGRGIGLMNKLMAYHIQDLGADTVEANLILGFEPDERSYDAAAFILRDLGVKSVMLLTNNPDKINSMKSLGIKVAGRIPLVVGLNKTNIMYVATKKRKMNHMIDEKQLSLGNAVKRSFRKGQR; encoded by the coding sequence TTGAAGAGCAAAAGCAAAACGGTCAACAGGGATGCTGCGGTGTCAGGTAAAGCGGATCGTTTCAGAAGAACCGCCGAAGCGAGACTGCCTACCTCATCAGGAAATTTCAGGGTCATCGCATTTGAAGATATGGAATCTGAAAGGGAGCATCTGGCAATAATCAGCGGGAACGTAGCCGGGGGTGAACGGGTACTGGTTCGGATACATTCCGAATGCCTGACCGGAGACGCCCTCGGATCGCTCAGATGCGACTGCGGAGAGCAGCTGAAGAAATCACTCGAAATAATAAGCAGGAGGAGGAAGGGAATACTGCTTTACCTGCGGCAGGAAGGGAGGGGAATAGGCCTGATGAACAAACTGATGGCCTACCACATACAGGATCTCGGAGCGGATACCGTCGAGGCAAACCTGATCCTCGGTTTTGAGCCGGATGAACGCAGTTATGATGCTGCTGCATTCATTCTCAGGGATCTTGGCGTAAAATCTGTAATGCTGCTGACCAACAATCCTGACAAGATCAACAGCATGAAGTCTCTGGGAATAAAGGTGGCGGGCAGAATCCCGCTGGTTGTCGGCCTGAACAAAACAAACATCATGTATGTTGCCACAAAAAAAAGGAAAATGAATCATATGATAGACGAAAAACAGCTTTCGCTCGGGAACGCCGTTAAAAGGAGCTTCAGGAAAGGTCAGAGGTAA